From Pristiophorus japonicus isolate sPriJap1 chromosome 1, sPriJap1.hap1, whole genome shotgun sequence, a single genomic window includes:
- the cyp7b1 gene encoding cytochrome P450 7B1 — MSLVVGLILAAVVLVLVRSLVVRRRRPGEPPLELSWIPFFGNAIEFTQDPLGFLISRQQKWGDIFTVYIAGRYITFILNPCLYPSVAQHSKQLDFEQFSLTLSAHTFGHPPLNDPKIPISSEEIHRLYSCLQGDELNILSASMMKNLQRVLKQEQVGPTEWRVDRMYDFCCRIIIEITYVSLYGIAPKNEQKQITELKEKFIKFDKMFPYLVASIPIELMGNTKMIRKELISYFTSRELDQRLNMAKIIQERKNLLEWYSYLQDHQRAAHHFAFLWAALGNTVPAVFWALYYLVKNPEALAVVRDEIDHVLQAAGQRPGPDFNISLSKEDLSSMVILGSAINESLRLCSSSMNIRIAQEDFSLTFKDEQRIKLRKGDMVALYPQILHMDPEVYEDPEVYKYNRFLENGREKTAFSKGGKKLRYYLMPFGSGSSMCPGRHLAVTEIKMFLTIMLASFDMEIIQGEKSVGFGNDRAALGILMPDSDVRFRYKWHQ, encoded by the exons ACCTGGAGAGCCACCACTAGAACTAAGCTGGATTCCATTTTTTGGAAACGCAATTGAGTTCACTCAAGATCCTTTAGGATTTCTTATTTCTCGTCAGCAGAAATGGGGAGACATCTTCACAGTGTATATCGCAG GCAGGTACATTACCTTTATTTTAAATCCATGCCTTTATCCATCTGTGGCTcagcacagcaagcaattagactTCGAACAGTTTTCCTTGACGCTGTCAGCACACACTTTTGGCCACCCTCCTCTAAATGATCCCAAAATACCAATATCCAGCGAGGAGATCCACAGGCTCTATTCCTGCCTACAGGGTGATGAATTAAATATTTTAAGTGCAAGTATGATGAAGAATCTTCAACGTGTACTGAAGCAGGAACAGGTGGGGCCAACAGAGTGGAGAGTAGACCGTATGTATGATTTCTGTTGTCGTATCATAATTGAAATCACTTATGTATCTCTGTATGGAATAGCTCCCAAAAATGAGCAAaaacaaatcactgagttaaaaGAGAAATTTATTAAGTTTGACAAGATGTTTCCCTATCTTGTCGCGAGCATCCCCATTGAACTTATGGGCAACACCAAAATGATCCGCAAAGAGCTGATCAGTTATTTCACGTCTCGAGAATTGGATCAACGGCTAAATATGGCAAAAATAATCCAAGAGAGGAAGAACTTGCTGGAGTGGTATTCGTATCTTCAGGATCATCAAAGAGCAG CACATCATTTTGCCTTCCTGTGGGCTGCTCTCGGAAACACAGTTCCAGCTGTATTCTGGGCCCTGTATTACCTAGTGAAGAACCCAGAAGCCCTTGCAGTCGTACGTGATGAAATTGACCATGTGTTACAGGCAGCAGGTCAAAGACCAGGCCCTGACTTCAATATCAGTCTCAGCAAAGAAGATTTAAGCAGCATGGTGATCCTAG GAAGTGCAATAAATGAAAGCCTTCGCTTATGCAGTTCCTCTATGAACATCCGAATTGCCCAGGAGGATTTCAGTCTAACATTTAAGGACGAACAAAGAATCAAGTTGAGAAAAGGAGATATGGTAGCCCTTTATCCTCAAATTCTACACATGGACCCAGAGGTTTATGAAGATCCTGAG GTGTACAAGTATAACCGTTTTCTAGAAAATGGAAGAGAGAAGACTGCCTTTTCCAAGGGAGGAAAGAAGCTTCGGTATTATTTGATGCCTTTTGGTTCTGGATCTAGTATGTGTCCTGGGAGACACTTGGCAGTCACTGAGATAAAAATGTTTCTCACAATAATGCTGGCTTCATTTGACATGGAAATAATCCAAGGGGAAAAGTCAGTAGGATTTGGTAATGACCGCGCAGCCCTTGGCATCTTAATGCCAGATTCTGATGTCCGGTTCCGCTATAAATGGCATCAGTGA